The following are from one region of the Prevotella communis genome:
- a CDS encoding polysaccharide biosynthesis protein — translation MKNPLDKIISWYFTKNTLPYWCVLIADSLFVFLSGIFTFWTFRKTAVLFDLRFAVLYTMLIYTAFAIIGFRVFRTYSGIVRYSSFVDLMRVGYGSLLSMVIALIYSVIAEKYVCCIAILSQTETVVTFCVATLLMWAGRVMVKNLYDVMVSDKRAMRVLIYGALSGGIGLAKYINSQNPKKYLLQGFISHDKQAKHMLLMGKQVYNVNDNLEDIIAQKHIDAVLVSPLRIDDFRNNQQIQDMLIKAGCKIYMAQQAKELKPNEDNLNEDNFRSMQLKEVSVEDLLPRQEITVDMASVGALLKGKRVLITGSAGSIGSEMVRQVAVNKPAKMMLIDQAETPEHDIRLMMEKEFPDVKAETVVTSICKEDRMEQIFSDFKPDYVFHAAAYKHVPMMENNPSEAVQNNIYGTKVIADLSVKYGVKKFVMVSTDKAVNPTNVMGCSKRICEIYVQSLGKTTDKTQFITTRFGNVLGSNGSVIPLFREQIKNGGPVTVTDPRIVRFFMLIPEACKLVLEAGTKGHGGEIFVFDMGQPVKIADLAQRMIALSGAKNVKIEYTGLRAGEKLYEEVLNELEGTKPSFHEKIRIAEVREYDYEEVNKEINNLIAISKQYDDMATVKKMKEIVPEYKSNNSVYEVLDK, via the coding sequence ATGAAAAATCCATTAGACAAAATAATCAGTTGGTACTTCACCAAGAATACTTTACCTTATTGGTGTGTGCTAATCGCAGATAGTCTATTTGTATTCCTCTCAGGTATCTTTACCTTCTGGACTTTCAGGAAAACTGCCGTATTATTTGATCTCCGATTTGCGGTGTTGTACACCATGCTTATCTATACGGCATTCGCAATCATTGGTTTCCGCGTCTTCCGCACATACTCCGGAATTGTACGTTACTCAAGTTTCGTAGACTTGATGCGTGTAGGCTATGGCAGTTTGCTGTCAATGGTTATTGCTCTTATCTACTCTGTCATCGCAGAAAAGTATGTTTGCTGCATTGCCATCCTGAGCCAGACAGAAACAGTTGTCACATTCTGTGTGGCTACCCTGCTGATGTGGGCCGGACGTGTGATGGTTAAAAACCTATACGACGTGATGGTATCTGACAAGCGAGCCATGAGAGTACTTATCTACGGCGCACTCTCTGGCGGTATTGGTCTTGCCAAGTACATCAACTCACAAAACCCCAAGAAATATCTCCTTCAGGGTTTTATCTCACACGACAAGCAGGCTAAGCACATGTTGCTGATGGGTAAGCAAGTTTATAATGTCAATGACAATCTGGAAGACATCATTGCCCAGAAACATATTGACGCCGTACTTGTATCCCCCCTTCGTATTGACGATTTCAGAAACAACCAGCAGATACAGGACATGCTTATCAAAGCTGGCTGCAAGATTTATATGGCTCAGCAGGCAAAGGAGTTAAAACCAAACGAAGACAACCTCAACGAAGATAACTTCCGTAGCATGCAGCTGAAAGAGGTCTCTGTGGAAGATCTCCTCCCACGTCAGGAAATCACTGTGGATATGGCATCCGTAGGTGCACTTCTGAAAGGCAAACGTGTGTTGATTACCGGTTCTGCAGGCAGCATCGGCTCTGAGATGGTGCGTCAGGTAGCCGTCAACAAGCCTGCCAAGATGATGCTGATAGACCAGGCCGAGACGCCTGAGCATGATATCCGTCTGATGATGGAGAAAGAATTCCCCGATGTGAAGGCTGAGACTGTGGTCACAAGTATCTGCAAGGAAGACCGCATGGAGCAGATTTTCAGCGACTTCAAACCCGACTATGTTTTCCATGCTGCCGCCTATAAGCACGTGCCGATGATGGAGAACAACCCCAGTGAGGCTGTACAGAATAATATATATGGTACGAAGGTGATTGCCGACCTGAGCGTAAAGTATGGCGTCAAGAAGTTCGTCATGGTATCAACGGATAAGGCCGTGAACCCCACCAACGTGATGGGATGTTCAAAGCGCATCTGTGAAATCTACGTACAGAGCCTTGGCAAGACTACGGATAAGACACAGTTTATCACCACCCGCTTTGGTAATGTACTGGGATCTAACGGCAGTGTGATTCCTCTGTTCCGGGAACAAATCAAGAATGGCGGTCCTGTCACAGTAACAGATCCACGCATTGTGCGATTCTTCATGCTGATTCCCGAAGCATGTAAGTTGGTACTTGAAGCAGGCACAAAAGGCCACGGTGGCGAAATCTTTGTATTTGACATGGGACAACCAGTAAAAATTGCAGACCTGGCTCAACGCATGATTGCACTAAGCGGCGCTAAAAACGTAAAAATAGAGTACACCGGACTGCGTGCTGGCGAGAAGCTTTACGAGGAAGTGCTCAACGAGTTGGAAGGCACTAAGCCCTCGTTCCACGAAAAGATACGTATTGCCGAAGTGCGTGAATACGATTATGAAGAAGTCAATAAGGAGATCAATAACCTGATAGCCATATCCAAGCAATATGACGACATGGCAACGGTAAAGAAGATGAAGGAGATTGTGCCTGAATACAAGTCAAACAACTCA
- the glmS gene encoding glutamine--fructose-6-phosphate transaminase (isomerizing), with amino-acid sequence MCGIVGYIGKQQAYPILIKGLRRLEYRGYDSAGVALINDKCDLNVYKTKGKVDNLTEYCSDKDVTGCVGIAHTRWATHGEPSARNAHPHYSQSHNLAIIHNGIIENYADIKAKLIDKGVEFKSDTDTEVLVQLVEYIMEKKGITLLEAVQVALYQVIGAYAIAIVDKRDPSQIIAARKQSPLVVGIGKDEFFLGSDASPIIEYTDKVVYLEDGMIAVIRLGEDLKVMSILGEEQELQVKKVDIDLGQIEKGGYAHFMLKEIFEQPECLTNCMRGRINVDANHVTLSALIDYRLQLLKAKRIVIVACGTSWHAGLIGKQLIESFCRIPCEVEYASEFRYRNPVVTDDDVVIAISQSGETADTLAAIQLAKEKGAFIYGICNAIGSSIPRATDTGTYIHVGPEIGVASTKAFTGQVTVLTMFALALADAKGTISRDEYLKVVEELNRVPEIIREVLKTNEKVRDLARTFTYAHNFLYLGRGYSYPVALEGALKLKEISYIHAEGYPAAEMKHGPIALIDSDMPVVVIATHNAMYEKVLSNIQEIKARQGRVIALVSKGDDTISRIADEVIELPDVLECLEPLVATIPLQLLAYHVAVCKGKNVDQPRNLAKSVTVE; translated from the coding sequence ATGTGTGGAATAGTTGGTTATATTGGTAAGCAACAGGCTTATCCAATACTTATTAAGGGACTTCGTCGACTGGAGTATCGTGGTTATGACTCTGCCGGTGTGGCACTGATTAATGATAAATGCGACCTTAATGTTTACAAGACGAAAGGTAAGGTGGACAATTTGACGGAGTATTGCTCTGACAAGGATGTCACGGGCTGTGTAGGTATTGCCCATACGCGCTGGGCTACTCATGGCGAACCTTCGGCTCGTAATGCCCATCCACACTATTCGCAGAGCCATAACCTGGCAATTATCCATAACGGAATTATTGAGAACTATGCCGATATTAAGGCTAAGCTGATAGATAAAGGCGTGGAGTTCAAGAGTGACACGGATACCGAGGTACTGGTGCAGCTCGTAGAGTATATCATGGAGAAAAAGGGCATCACTCTGCTTGAGGCTGTTCAGGTGGCACTCTATCAGGTGATTGGTGCTTATGCCATCGCTATTGTTGATAAGCGCGACCCCAGTCAGATAATTGCTGCCCGTAAGCAGAGTCCACTAGTGGTAGGTATCGGAAAGGATGAGTTTTTCCTAGGGTCTGATGCCAGTCCTATCATTGAATATACGGACAAGGTTGTGTATCTGGAGGATGGTATGATTGCCGTCATCCGTTTGGGTGAGGACTTGAAGGTGATGAGTATCCTCGGTGAGGAGCAGGAACTGCAGGTGAAGAAGGTGGATATTGATCTTGGACAGATAGAGAAAGGCGGCTATGCTCATTTTATGCTGAAGGAAATCTTTGAGCAGCCCGAATGTCTTACTAACTGTATGCGTGGACGTATCAATGTAGATGCCAACCACGTGACACTTTCTGCCCTTATCGATTATCGTCTCCAACTGTTGAAAGCCAAGCGTATTGTCATAGTAGCTTGTGGTACCTCTTGGCATGCAGGTCTTATTGGTAAACAACTGATAGAATCGTTCTGCCGTATTCCTTGTGAGGTGGAGTATGCCTCGGAGTTCCGTTATCGTAACCCTGTTGTTACAGACGATGACGTGGTGATTGCAATCTCGCAGAGTGGTGAGACGGCCGATACTCTTGCTGCTATCCAGTTGGCTAAGGAGAAAGGGGCCTTTATCTATGGTATCTGTAATGCCATTGGCTCAAGCATCCCTCGTGCCACCGATACGGGTACATATATCCATGTAGGTCCAGAGATTGGCGTGGCTTCAACGAAGGCTTTCACGGGTCAGGTCACGGTACTCACCATGTTTGCTTTGGCATTGGCTGATGCAAAGGGTACTATCAGTCGTGATGAATACCTGAAGGTGGTGGAAGAGTTGAATCGTGTTCCTGAAATTATCAGGGAGGTGTTGAAGACAAATGAGAAAGTGCGTGATCTTGCTCGTACCTTTACATATGCGCACAACTTCCTGTATTTGGGACGCGGCTATTCTTATCCAGTAGCTTTGGAGGGCGCTTTGAAACTGAAGGAGATTTCTTATATACATGCCGAGGGCTATCCTGCTGCAGAGATGAAACATGGACCTATTGCTCTGATTGACTCTGATATGCCTGTTGTGGTCATTGCTACACACAATGCCATGTACGAGAAGGTACTATCTAATATTCAGGAAATCAAAGCTCGCCAGGGACGTGTCATCGCACTTGTGTCAAAGGGTGACGATACTATTAGTCGTATAGCTGACGAGGTTATCGAACTGCCTGATGTGCTGGAATGCCTGGAGCCTTTGGTGGCTACCATTCCTCTCCAGCTTTTGGCTTACCATGTGGCCGTCTGCAAGGGTAAGAACGTGGACCAGCCTCGAAATCTGGCAAAGTCGGTTACGGTAGAGTAA
- a CDS encoding HU family DNA-binding protein encodes MKYKIKQETKPTLKNFGKYKAVAVHEKTIESEQIIKETALRTGFSAGNIKGVLISIAEVVNSHLRDGDRVRLPDWGMMKLEIESDKVDDPKEFRAKKHIRGVRLHFLPQSNDGSQELYENMSFEKEKQD; translated from the coding sequence ATGAAATATAAGATTAAGCAAGAAACCAAGCCCACCCTCAAGAACTTTGGAAAATACAAGGCAGTGGCCGTTCACGAGAAGACCATAGAGAGCGAACAGATTATCAAGGAGACTGCCCTGCGCACGGGGTTCAGCGCAGGCAATATCAAAGGCGTACTTATCAGCATCGCCGAAGTGGTGAACAGTCACCTGCGCGACGGTGATCGTGTGCGTCTGCCAGACTGGGGTATGATGAAACTCGAGATAGAAAGTGACAAGGTAGATGATCCCAAGGAATTCCGCGCCAAGAAGCACATCCGTGGTGTACGACTCCACTTCCTACCCCAAAGCAATGACGGTTCGCAGGAACTCTACGAGAACATGAGTTTCGAGAAGGAGAAACAGGACTAA